One segment of Phragmites australis chromosome 13, lpPhrAust1.1, whole genome shotgun sequence DNA contains the following:
- the LOC133889011 gene encoding glycine--tRNA ligase, mitochondrial 1-like, producing the protein MAALASAGKTMTREAFRAAVTNTLERRLFFVPSFKIYGGVAGLYDYGPPGCAVKANVLAFWRQHFVLEEGMLEVDCPCVTPEVVLKASGHVEKFTDLMVKDEKTGNCYRADHLLKDFCKDKLERDNTLTPEKAEEYNRILAILDDLSAEQLGAKIKEYGIVAPDTKNPLSDPYPFNLMFQTSIGPSGLSPGYMRPETAQGIFVNFKDLYYYNGNKLPFAAAQIGQAFRNEISPRQGLLRVREFTLAEIEHFVDPEDKSHPKFGDVSDLEFLMFPREEQLTGRSATRLKLGDAVSEGTVNNETLCYFIGRVYLFLTQLGIDKDRLRFRQHLPNEMAHYAADCWDAEIECSYGWIECVGIADRSAYDLRAHSDKSGVPLEAHEKFAEPREVEKLVITPSKKELGLAFKGNQKMVLEALEAMSETEALDMKAALESKGEVEFKVCTLGKDVTIKKNMVSINIEKKKEHQRKFTPSVIEPSFGIGRIIYCLFEHCFYQRPGKSDDEQLNVFGFPPLVAPIKCTVFPLVKIEKFDVVAKKISKALTAAGISHIIDITGNSIGKRYARTDELGVPLAITVDSTTNVTVRDRDSKDQIRVEVDEVASVVKEVTDGQSTWADIMWRYPVHTASPADDEEEAES; encoded by the exons CATTTTGTATTGGAGGAGGGGATGCTTGAGGTTGACTGTCCTTGTGTGACACCAGAAGTTGTCTTGAAAGCCTCTGGTCATGTGGAGAAATTTACAGACTTAATGGTTAAGGATGAAAAGACAGGCAACTGCTACCGTGCTGATCACTTGCTCAAGGACTTCTGTAAGGATAAGCTTGAGAGGGACAACACATTGACACCAGAGAAGGCGGAAGAATACAACAGAATTCTTGCTATCTTGGATGATCTCTCTGCAGAACAATTGGGTGCTAAGATTAAGGAGTATGGGATTGTTGCTCCTGACACCAAGAACCCATTGTCAGATCCATACCCTTTCAATCTCATGTTTCAGACTTCCATTGGACCGTCAGGTTTGAGCCCAGG GTATATGAGGCCAGAGACAGCACAAGGTATCTTTGTGAACTTCAAAGACTTGTATTACTACAATGGCAACAAGCTACCCTTCGCCGCAGCCCAAATTGGTCAGGCCTTCAGGAATGAG ATATCTCCCCGTCAAGGCCTTCTGAGAGTCCGTGAATTTACTTTAGCGGAAATTGAGCACTTTGTGGACCCGGAGGACAAATCCCACCCAAAGTTTGGTGATGTTTCTGATCTGgagttcttgatgtttccaAGAGAAGAGCAGCTGACAGGAAGGTCAGCCACAAGACTTAAACTTGGAGATGCTGTATCTGAG GGAACTGTGAACAATGAGACTCTATGCTACTTTATTGGAAGGGTCTACCTTTTCTTGACACAACTTGGGATTGACAAAGATCGTCTACGCTTCCGACAGCATCTGCCAAATGAAATGGCCCACTATGCTGCTGATTGCTGGGATGCAGAGATTGAGTGCTCTTATGGGTGGATTGAGTGCGTTGGAATTGCTGATAGGTCTGCATATGACTTGCGTGCTCACTCG GATAAAAGCGGTGTTCCACTTGAAGCACATGAAAAGTTTGCAGAACCCAGAGAAGTGGAG AAATTAGTTATAACCCCATCAAAAAAGGAGCTTGGTCTTGCTTTCAAAGGGAACCAAAAGATGGTTCTCGAAGCATTGGAA GCCATGAGTGAGACTGAAGCATTGGATATGAAAGCTGCCTTGGAGTCCAAAGGGGAGGTTGAGTTTAAGGTGTGCACCCTTGGGAAGGATGTCACCATAAAGAAAAACATGGTTTCAATCAACAtcgagaagaaaaaagaacaccAAAGGAAATTTACTCCTTCTGTCATTGAACCATCCTTTGGGATTGGGCGCATTATATACTGCCTTTTTGAGCACTGCTTCTACCAAAGGCCTGGCAAGTCAGATGATGAGCAGCTAAACGTTTTTGGTTTTCCCCCTCTTGTTGCTCCAATAAAGTGCACTGTCTTTCCACTGGTCAAGATTGAGAAATTTGATGTTGTTGCCAAGAAAATTTCAAAGGCCTTGACAGCAGCAGGGATTTCACACATTATCGACATCACAG GTAATTCAATTGGTAAGCGCTACGCAAGGACCGACGAACTCGGTGTCCCCCTGGCAATCACGGTTGACTCCACTACAAATGTGACGGTGCGGGATCGGGACAGCAAGGACCAGATACGCGTCGAGGTCGACGAGGTGGCCTCGGTGGTGAAGGAAGTGACGGATGGGCAGAGCACCTGGGCTGACATCATGTGGAGGTACCCGGTGCATACCGCCTCACCTGCGGACGATGAGGAAGAGGCAGAATCCTGA